A single region of the Borrelia hermsii DAH genome encodes:
- a CDS encoding P-loop NTPase: MTKIIPVASGKGGVGKTSFVANIGYKLACLGKTVILVDLDLGGSNLHTCLGVKNTGVGIGSFINKREKDFSSLILKTPYKKLYLIPGDALYTGTANIPFSIKKRIIDSIQRDLVADFVFIDLGSGTSYNTVDFYLSAYSGIIVTVPETPSILNAYSFLKNALYRLLYLSFPSKSAEREYISNFFKNKIEGTNVKFKDLVTGIEVISLSASLKVKKMMNSFYPRVVLNRIESSEEIAMCENLINVVKNNINIPVEFVGFIPFAKSFRESVNNRVPFIDFDRNSKLNKYFEFIAGNLIKSPVEGSPYIYDDIYDMIKEQSQFIRK, translated from the coding sequence TGACTAAGATTATTCCTGTTGCAAGTGGAAAGGGTGGTGTTGGAAAAACGTCTTTTGTTGCTAATATTGGTTATAAACTTGCATGTTTAGGCAAAACTGTAATACTTGTTGATCTTGACCTTGGTGGTTCTAACCTGCATACATGTTTAGGGGTTAAGAATACTGGCGTTGGAATAGGTTCCTTTATTAATAAACGTGAGAAAGATTTTTCAAGTTTAATTCTTAAAACGCCTTATAAAAAGCTTTATCTGATTCCAGGAGATGCCCTTTATACGGGAACAGCTAATATTCCTTTTTCTATTAAAAAGAGGATAATAGACTCGATTCAGAGAGATCTTGTTGCTGATTTTGTTTTCATAGATTTAGGTTCAGGTACGTCTTATAATACAGTAGATTTTTATTTGTCAGCTTACAGTGGTATAATCGTTACTGTTCCAGAAACCCCTTCAATACTTAATGCTTATTCTTTTTTGAAAAATGCACTGTATCGGCTTTTGTATTTGAGTTTTCCTTCAAAGAGTGCTGAACGTGAATATATTAGTAATTTTTTTAAAAATAAAATAGAAGGTACGAATGTTAAATTTAAAGATTTAGTTACGGGGATTGAAGTTATATCTTTAAGTGCATCACTTAAGGTAAAAAAGATGATGAATAGTTTTTATCCCAGAGTTGTATTAAATAGGATAGAATCTAGTGAAGAAATAGCTATGTGTGAAAATTTAATAAATGTTGTTAAAAATAATATTAACATACCGGTTGAATTTGTTGGTTTTATTCCGTTTGCAAAGAGTTTTAGAGAGTCTGTTAATAATAGAGTTCCATTTATTGATTTTGATAGAAATTCAAAGCTTAATAAATATTTTGAGTTTATTGCAGGTAATTTAATTAAGTCTCCCGTTGAAGGTTCGCCTTATATTTATGATGATATATACGATATGATTAAAGAACAAAGTCAATTTATTAGGAAATAA